The Cohnella abietis genome has a segment encoding these proteins:
- a CDS encoding YecA family protein has protein sequence MDFSKLIREANIEHAIKGEVKTKLSDILQLFSKASLLTVAKNYELSGRSKMNKQELVDSLFETVTDVSELESVLIITEEKGWDLFQSLVNTPYVQEETFNPGMYLFLLERSLLFSFYYEDKLYYTIPEEIKETYKQLLQGTFLEARDRYQLINQYVTASSNLYGACKLDKVVEIFNAQNEKQLDQKEFIHFYSMASSKHQQWYLYQGYIFSNDFESDDQDEDLEAHLERTKHKPYYTPPKAEFLKHADSGYYRKTAQLDNLKAFILKNMCKDKQLVEVLMDDIQLVCSMERPMSDVINELERRNIIFDNQGQVQAIMPLIIDVYNNTRIWSNNGYTPAELGAISGKTTPKFSPAIPKFSTATPKPSKIGRNDPCTCGSGKKYKKCCGQ, from the coding sequence ATGGATTTTTCAAAACTCATAAGAGAAGCGAACATAGAGCATGCGATTAAAGGGGAAGTAAAGACAAAGCTGAGCGACATTCTTCAGCTTTTTTCCAAAGCTAGCTTGCTTACGGTAGCAAAGAATTACGAGCTTTCAGGGCGATCCAAGATGAATAAGCAGGAGCTTGTGGATTCGCTGTTCGAAACGGTTACGGATGTTAGCGAATTGGAGTCTGTGCTGATTATTACGGAGGAAAAAGGGTGGGATTTGTTCCAAAGCCTTGTAAATACTCCGTATGTCCAAGAAGAAACGTTTAACCCAGGGATGTATTTGTTTTTGCTGGAACGGAGCTTGCTGTTTTCATTCTATTATGAGGACAAGCTCTACTACACCATTCCGGAAGAAATTAAGGAAACTTATAAGCAATTGCTACAGGGAACGTTTCTTGAAGCTCGTGATCGCTATCAATTAATTAATCAGTATGTTACCGCATCATCGAATCTGTATGGGGCATGTAAGCTAGACAAGGTAGTCGAAATTTTTAATGCTCAGAATGAAAAGCAATTAGACCAGAAAGAGTTTATTCATTTTTATAGCATGGCTTCCAGCAAGCATCAACAATGGTATTTATATCAAGGGTACATTTTTAGCAATGATTTTGAATCAGATGATCAAGACGAAGACTTAGAAGCACATCTAGAGAGAACCAAGCATAAACCGTATTATACTCCACCTAAAGCGGAGTTTTTGAAACACGCGGATTCTGGATATTATCGAAAAACTGCACAACTAGATAACTTGAAAGCTTTTATTTTAAAGAACATGTGCAAGGATAAACAGCTTGTAGAAGTACTTATGGATGATATTCAGCTTGTTTGCTCAATGGAAAGGCCAATGAGTGATGTCATTAACGAGTTAGAGAGAAGAAACATCATTTTTGATAATCAGGGACAAGTTCAGGCGATTATGCCACTGATCATAGACGTCTATAATAATACGAGAATTTGGTCTAATAACGGTTATACACCTGCGGAGTTAGGGGCAATATCTGGTAAAACTACACCCAAATTTAGTCCTGCCATACCAAAGTTTAGTACTGCCACACCAAAACCGAGTAAAATAGGTAGAAATGACCCTTGCACGTGTGGGAGCGGGAAAAAGTACAAAAAATGCTGCGGCCAATGA